One genomic region from Macaca mulatta isolate MMU2019108-1 chromosome 20, T2T-MMU8v2.0, whole genome shotgun sequence encodes:
- the MT3 gene encoding metallothionein-3 isoform X1 has translation MKGKRGREELGNTQSAFSSTFGDGGSCTCADSCKCEGCKCTSCKKSCCSCCPAECEKCAKDCVCKGGEGAEAEAEKCSCCE, from the exons ATgaaggggaagagaggaagggaagagctGGGAAATACGCAAAGCGCCTTTTCCTCCACTTTCGGAGATG GTGGCTCCTGCACCTGCGCGGACTCCTGCAAGTGCGAGGGTTGCAAATGCACCTCCTGCAAGAAGA gctgctgctcctgctgccctgcGGAGTGTGAGAAGTGTGCCAAGGACTGTGTGTGCAAAGGCGGAGAGGGGGccgaggcagaggcagagaagtGCAGCTGCTGCGAGTGA
- the MT3 gene encoding metallothionein-3, translating into MDPETCPCPSGGSCTCADSCKCEGCKCTSCKKSCCSCCPAECEKCAKDCVCKGGEGAEAEAEKCSCCE; encoded by the exons ATGGACCCCGAGACCTGCCCCTGCCCTTCTG GTGGCTCCTGCACCTGCGCGGACTCCTGCAAGTGCGAGGGTTGCAAATGCACCTCCTGCAAGAAGA gctgctgctcctgctgccctgcGGAGTGTGAGAAGTGTGCCAAGGACTGTGTGTGCAAAGGCGGAGAGGGGGccgaggcagaggcagagaagtGCAGCTGCTGCGAGTGA